The region ACAAAGTCCTTCCTCTCAACGCTTGACTCCCGCCCGGTCAAGCTTCGAGCCGACTATGTCCACGACCAAGGACAGACACCTCGTACTCCTGTAAGTAATGTCCTCGCCCGTTTGCGCTACTTCCAATGAGCAGATACCGAAAGCCGGGACAGCATGCTAATACATAAAATAAACAGTATGTCCTCCCCCGCCTACAACCCCCACACCCCTCCATGCCCAAGAAGACCGCAACCAAAGACGCAAACCCCGGCTCATCCAAATCGATCACGATCACACTGAAATCCGCCCGGAACCCCGTTCTTGAAATCACGCTGCGCAATGCCCcgctggcgacgacgagcgTGTCCGATCTGAAAGATGCGGTCCGGGAGCGGATTGTCGAGACCAGTACAGACAATAAGGTTTCGTTGGAGAAGATTAAGATTCTATATAAGCGGAAGCCGGTCAGTGGGACAGGAAAAACTGTTGCGGATGTTGTCAGTGACGCTGGGGACGAGGAGCTGCTCAGTGGTGGGAAGGGTGTGGAGTTTGGGATTATGGTTATGGGTGGTGCTAGAGTTGTTGAGGGGCAGGGTGAGAAGGGAGAGGCGGAGAGCAGCGGAGAATCTACGGCGAAGGCTGCGGTTGGTCCCAGTGGTGAGGCTTTACTGGAGACGGAGCAGTTCTGGGGTGACTTGCAGGGATATTTGGAGCAGAGGCTtaaggatgaggatgttgcgaAGAAATGGACAGGACTGTTCAAGGATACCTGGACTGCCAGGCGGTGATTTTCTATTTCCCCGTTATTAGTTGTGATACCTAAATATCAAATCTTGAGATGTGCATCTAGTAAACGACTAGGTATATAACCTAGACTCTAGTCGGCGTATATTCGCATCAATTGATATCATATCGACTTTGGAAAACAGAGGATATGTTGCGAGAGGAGAAATAGACATCAAAAAGGTAATATAATAACATGCATCCCCTGATCATATTCCACATGGACGGGCTTCCTGTGCAAAGGGGGAAAGAATAACAGGACATCTTGGTATACGTAGGCATCGGTAACGGTGCACTTTAGTTCGACAGCGACCATCAAGGAAAGGTACA is a window of Aspergillus puulaauensis MK2 DNA, chromosome 4, nearly complete sequence DNA encoding:
- a CDS encoding uncharacterized protein (COG:S;~EggNog:ENOG410PNWE;~PFAM:PF17183,PF12754) → MSELAFTKSFLSTLDSRPVKLRADYVHDQGQTPRTPYVLPRLQPPHPSMPKKTATKDANPGSSKSITITLKSARNPVLEITLRNAPLATTSVSDLKDAVRERIVETSTDNKVSLEKIKILYKRKPVSGTGKTVADVVSDAGDEELLSGGKGVEFGIMVMGGARVVEGQGEKGEAESSGESTAKAAVGPSGEALLETEQFWGDLQGYLEQRLKDEDVAKKWTGLFKDTWTARR